TTGTTGATAGTACGGATAGCTTTTGCTGAAACTTTCAAAGTTACCCAAACGCCTTCAGATTCTAAATAGAATTTTTTAGTGTGCAAGTTCGGGAAAAACTTTCTCTTAGTTTTGTTATTAGCGTGAGAAACGTTGTTACCCACTTGTGTTTTCTTTCCTGTTAATTGACAAACCTTCGCCATGATAAAAATGCGTTAATTGTTATGTGTTAATCGCCTCACTATCAAACAATTCTTTAGTACGTCTGAATTTTTTGTTTTTACAAACAAGAAAAATCGTGCTATAATCCAGAATTAATCTTACGCTTTAATCGGCGATGTAATAGACTTGATTATCAGTGATTTCTGA
The DNA window shown above is from Flectobacillus major DSM 103 and carries:
- the rpmB gene encoding 50S ribosomal protein L28, which encodes MAKVCQLTGKKTQVGNNVSHANNKTKRKFFPNLHTKKFYLESEGVWVTLKVSAKAIRTINKKGLEASLIAAARKGTLSV